DNA from Ignavibacteria bacterium:
TATACGAACGCTCCATCCGTTCAACGTTTGGGTCGTGCCAACGATATCCTTTACCAAAATAATTCGGATGAACATGATTGACGTCATCTTTCTCAGAAGTAATGACAAAGTTTTCACTTTTTTCCGATACCGTATAATTGTGGTCAAAACCAATAAGGTAAATCGGGTTACAACCTAAATAAAATGCCAACTGAAGATTCAAGAAACTTACGGTACCGCCCCAAAAAACTTTTTCTGAAAAATCATTACTGAATTGTGGAAACGGTTTATAGTCGCGAATAAAGTTTATCATTATCGTGTGTTTGTCTTTTTTCAAACAATAAGAAAGATCCAAGGGAAATATTTTTGAAGTATTTTGAATAGCATTCAATTCGATTGCTCTATCTTCAGCAACCAAATTATCTTCAACAGTAAGAAACGTAGGAATGAAACCCATTTCTTCCCAAATTAAATACTGCGCATTGCTTGCAATGGTAATTTCATTTTTCAATAACGAAAGTTCACAACGTTTCAAACTTGGACCATTTCCCATTACAAAGCAACGACAATGTTGGAATTTATTTTTCAACGACAATAATTCTTTTTGGTTTTCTTTTCCAATTGGTGATTTCCGCCAAATACTTTTCTTAATATAATTTTTTGATTTTGCATACTCCCTATGCATACGGTTTATTGCACGGATTACAACGTTTTTGCCCATCGGTTAAAACTGAAAAACAAGTATTGTTACACTGTACAAGAGAAGTACGAAAAATGCGATTGCTGATGTCTTTGATTCATATTGGAAGAATGACAATTGATATTCACGGTACGAATGTTTCGCCGCATACCAACTGTAAAATCCGACATTTCCGACTATCATTCCGAGCGGAAACGCATAAACACCCAATGAAGTAAACGTAAATATTACAACAGCAATGTTTATGATTCCTGCAATTCCGTTCGCAATATGCCAGATTATTTGGTTCGTTGTACTGTATAGTTGTATATGCATTGCTCCGTATCGTTCGGCAAAAAAAACAATTCCTAATAAAATCCATAAAAGCATATCAATATTTTTTACGTTGCTGCCAATCACTTCGAGTACCTGATTGATATAAATTCCCGTTACAACAAATCCGGCAACAAAAATCAAGTATGAAAATTTCATCCCCTGTGCGGCTATACGAATTTGTTCGTCTTTCTTTCTTTCGGAATACAATCGCGCCAACAATGGTAATTTACTGTAGAACGGTGCTTGACAAAATAAATTTATTGTTTGTATCAAACGAAGCGAAACAAGATAGCGAGCAACTTCATACGTTGAACCGATTTGCGCAAATACTAATCCTGTTGCATAGACTAATCCGTGCGATGTCATAACGCCGATTCCGCTTCTCCACGAACTTGTCCATACAGAATTGAAAATTTCCTTATCAATTTTTTTCTCTTTGAATTGTAAAAATCTTTTGTTTTCTACATTTCTGCAAAGCACGTAATTTCGAAGTACTGCGACAATAGACCAAAATTGTTTTGAAAGAACAAGCGCTAATAATGTTCCTCCCAAAAACAATACAAACAAACTTGTTAGTAACGATGCAAGAGAAGTAATTGTTTCCCATCTTCGAAGCGTTGCTATTTGATTCACTCCCTGTAAATAACCACTATACACATTCCCGTAAAATGCAAAACCTGTAGTTACAATGATTCCTATCCAAGAAACCCAAACATTCAAATCGTTTTGCAATAATGAAGCGGGTTTCAATATTGTCCATGTTCCAAATGTCGCAAGAATAATTACTGAAAAAATTGAAAGTCGAAAATAAACGACTCGCATCGTTGCAACAATATTCAGTATCAAATTCCAATTCGGCAAATATGAAATTTTCTTTTCTTCTACACCAACATCGTTGATAGAATTCGCTCCTCCCATTGCGTAAGAAATAACTCGCACAAATGTTGGATTAAATCCCATATCGGCAAGCATTTGAATGGCGATTATTGAACTAAAAAGATACCAAAGTACAATCTCTTCGGAAGGGAGTCGTGTTAGTACAAGAGGTAAAACAATGATGAAATACAGCGTTTGAGATGCATAACTCCCAAGTGTATTGAATGTTGGAGAATGATAGAGCGAGAGAAGTTGTTTATGGAAAAGTGTTTTAATTTGGGTCATGTAATCTTGAACTAATTCCTCCATCAACATTCACTACCGTTCCTGTAATGAAACTCGCTCGCTCCGATGCAAGAAAGAGAGCAACATTCGCAATCTCTTCCGGTTCTGCAATTCTCCCCAATGGATGTTTTTGTGAAAGTTCGTCGAATGATTTTTCTTTCTTTAGAAAACTGTCAAGTAACATTGGTGTAGCAGTTGCAGCGGGAGCAATTGCATTTACTCGCACTCTCGAACCAAGTTCCACTGCTAATGCTTTCGTCAATCCGATAAGTGCGGCTTTACTTGTTGCGTACATTACAAATTCAGGTTTTGTTAACATAGAATGAATACTTGCAATATTGATGACGGAACCATTTGCCATTTCCAATTCCGACAGTAATTTTTGCGCCAACAAAAAAGGCGCAAGGACATTCACATTCAACGTGCTATGAAATTCACTGCGTTTTATTTTTTCTATTCTCCGAAGAATTTGAACTGCTGCGTTATTGAGTAATACTGAAAGTCCGTTTCCCTCCAACGATTTGATTATCTCCCGAATAATATTATCCCGATAACTTTTTTGCGCACAAAAATTATGTAAATCGAAACGAAAAATTTCGTCATATTCTTTATGAGTAATTTTTTTAACATCTGAAGCAATTACTCTATATCCTGATTTCTTAAATGTTCTGCAAAGCGCTGTACCTATACCTCCTTCTGCACCAGTAATCAATACGTTTTTCACGCGAATTAGTTTTCTTAGTTATGTAAAAATTGAAAAAGTATATCTATTGCGCGCTCGCTCGTCCGTTGCACTGCTTCTATCGTATTAGAACTGTTGTGCGAACCCAATATACATCGTTCAAATTTCCGCAATTGTGAATCCAACAGCAACGGTTCGTTTTCATAAACATCCAGCGCAGCAGAATGTACTAGTTCGCTTTCCAGCGCTTCTACCAAAACAGTTTCTTTTATAAGTTGTCCGCGAGCAACGTTGATGATGCGCACACCATGTTTTATTTTCTTTATGGAATCTTCGTCAAGCATATATTTATTCTGCCGAGTGAGCGAACACGCAAAGATGATAAAGTCCATGAGTTCTAATTGTTGAGGCCAAATACACACAGGAAGTTCACCAATATCTGAATCCTCAACATAGAACGGGTCATACACATAAACTTCCATTTCTGATGCAATAAGTCTTCGCGCAATGTTTTTACCGATATCACCGAAACCAACGAGCGCAGCGTTTTTCCCTGCAAGTGAAACTCCGGCTGGTTTTACCCAATGCCCCGCTCGAATTTGTCGGTCAATAAAAAACGTATTTCGCGCAAGTGCAGTAACGTATGACATCGCAATATCTGCAACTTCTTTTCCGAACATATTTGGAGTATTGGTAACAGGAATTCCTAACTCACGTGCTGCATCAAAATCAACATTATCAACACCAATTCCCCACTTGACTGCGGCTTTGAGTGCTCCTTTTTTTCCTGCGGCAAAAACATTTTTCGTCGCCGCATCATCTCCGATTATCCATCCGTCATAATCGGGAACAACGTTTATCAATTCTTCTTCAGAGAGCATTTGTTTCACTAATGGACAAAAATAATCCGCATTGAATTTTTCAAACGCATCCTGAAACAAATCAATTTGTTGAATCATCGGAGGACATGTTACCAATATTTTATATTTGTTGTTACTCGTTTGTTCCATTTCGATTTGTTTGAGCAATAGTTTCTGCCAAATTCCATCCTTCGATATCATCAATATCTATTGATTCGTTTCGAGGCGTTTCAAACAGCATCGGTTTAGTTCCGATTCTTGCTTTCGTTGATTCAAATCCGTCTTTCGTAAAAAGATACAAGTTTGAATTTTCTTCATACCACGGTTCAAGGTCTTGTGTTCTTATAAGATTTTTCGGGTCGTGATTTATCGGCGTACAATCTTGTTTGTAAAAACGGCTTTGAAATTTATTAACCGTAAACAGCGAATCAATTTCATTACTATTTTTTTTCTGAATGAATATTTCAAGCGCATTCCGAATGGTAGAAGTTGAAAGCAACGGATTTGTTGTATGCGTCATTACGTAAATTTCAGAGCGAATATTTGCAATATCGTCTTCAATAATGTTATTCATACTGACAAAATCGCCACAAAGTTCTTTTTTTCTTTCCCGCAACAATATACGCCCGTCGCTTTTCGTGCCGAATGAATGGAGAATTTCGTGCGCATCGGTATTGATGACGACCATATCAATTTCTCTCATTGTTACAAGTTTATCCAACATCCATTGATATAGTGGTTTCCCGCAAAATTCACGAAAGTTTTTATTTTTAACTCGTTCGCTATGCGCTTTCATCGGAAGTAAAGCAACAATCTTTAGTATTTGCTTTTGCATGCAATTATTTCCGTTCGGTTATTGATTTTACATCATTATTTTTTAAAAGTATCGCCGGCTTTCTAGGGTAGTAAAACGTAACTATCATTTCGTGCGTAAGCGGCGATTGCATTTTCAATCCTTTGTAAGTTCCTAAATATTGATAGTATCGCATCATAACAATTTCACAAACATTTTTTAAAAATACTTGGTGTTTCAACGCTCTTCCCCAATCTAAAAAAGTATTGGACAGAAAAAGAAACAAAAATTTCAAAAAACTCATTTGCGAATCGGGGAAAATTTTTTTAAGCGCAACCGCTTCGCGCATATATCTGTTCAGAATTTGTTTTGGATGTTCTTCGTGAATATGAATGATTGTCGCTTCTGCATTATATGCAATGCGATACTGTTGTTTCTGCGCCCACTTCGCCCATTCAATATCTTCTAACCCGGAAAGTGTTTCATCGTACTTATGCTGAAGCCATAACTCTCGCCGGATAGCAGCATTTGCGTTGTTGCAATACGGAATGCTCTGATTGAAATTCGATATCGCTGGAAATTGTTTGAGAAAAATCTGATGCTCGGAAAATTTTGTTACTTCATTTCCGATTTGACGACCATACACCAAAGCGACATTGGAATTTTCAAACGGTTTCACTAATTGCTCAATCCAATCACTTTGAACAGGAATTATGTGCGCGCTCGCTATGACAAAAAAATCTCCGGTAGCAACGGTGCATCCTTGATTTAAAGAATATCCGAATGTAAATTCCTCCGGAGTTATCGTAACTACGGTAACAGAAAATTTTTTTGCAATTTCTACCGTATTATCCGTTGAACCCGAATCAACGATAATGATTTCTTTATTGAGCCATGTTTGCTGAAATATTTTCTCAAGTAAATTTCCAATGTGTTTTTCTTCGTTGTAACATCGAATGATGATTGAAACTTTTCGGGATGAGAGCGTATCACTCATTGTTGCGTAATTTCGACTTCAACAGTGAATGTCTTTTTTTCAAACGCATTCAGTATTGCACAATTTCCCATAGTTTTAGCAACGCTCATATCTTTAGGATAATTCGTGCAAGGTTCGAGAACTACCGTGTAGTAATTTCTCCATCCACCGTAAGATAGAAACAACCAACAGTACGGAAAAACACTCAATGGAAAATGAATGTTGAATGTTTGTTTTGAAACGCTTTTATAAATTCCGCAAATTCCTTTAGGCATATCAATAACATAAATAAATTCCTGTAATGTATTTTCGCGAATGGGGATAATACTTACATCTGCTGTTGTTCCATCTTGCATTGTAACAATTGGCCAATCAAATTCTTTTGCTTCACCAATTATTTTGCTGAATTGAATATCCACTGGAATAATTTTTCCACCGGGTAATATTATTCTGTCCCCTTCTTGAATATTCATCGCAGGGTGCAATTTCAATAAATACGAAAAATCAACATTTCCAGTATTCTCCAAAGTATATTCAATGGAAAATTTTGGAGTGTGATGTTGCAAAATGATTCTCTTTTCAAAAACTGCCGGAACGGTAACGCAATTTTTTCGCAAATGAATTACGTTCGATGAATATTCAACGATATCAAATCGAGCATCCCAGAGTTCTCCGTGGTCAAGTAAATTTCTTCCTTCGAAAAAACATGGCGCATCATTCGGAAATAATTCTTCGAAACCACCACACCAAATATCATCATATACCCGCTCTTTGCCCGCGCTTTCAATCATTCTGGATGCGTCATAGTGAATCCAATCAAGTTGAGTACGAACATCTTTTATTTCTTTAATGTTTCCTCCTCTGATTGCATCAACTTTCAGCGATAAAAAATCGGAACACAAAATCAAATCTTTATTCATTGTTCAGAGTTTAGAAAATTATTCTTTGAAAAGTAAATGAGATTTACCCGACTTCTTTTTGTATTTGATTATGGAGTGCAAAATTATTTGTCGTCCAATCCAAACCGTGTTTCTTAAGAATTGAGGAGCCTTCGTTCAACGTGTTTAATCCGCATTGCTTCATGTCAAAATCCATCATTATTTTTACGAGTTCTGAAAATCGAAAACGCGGTTCCCATCCAAGTTGTTTTTTGGCTTTCGAAATATCTGCGAGTAAATAATCAACTTCAGTGGGGCGGAAATATTTTGCATCGGTTTCTATAATTGACATTCCAGTATTGAGCACCGTACTCCATTGTTGTTGAAAACTTTTTACGAACGCTTTTCTTTCAACGCCAACTCCTTTCCAATCAAGTTCTATTCCAATGTAATGAAATGCTAGGTCTAAAAATTCTTTGACTGAATGACTTTCGCCAGTTCCTACAACATAATCGTCAGGAAAATCCTGCTGTAACATAAGCCACATCATTTCAACATATTCTGGAGCAAATCCCCAATCGCGTTTTGCATCAATATTGCCAATAAAAAGTTTATGTTGTTTTCCGGAAAGAATATGTGCAATCGCTCGAGTGATTTTTCGCGTAACAAATGTTTCACCGCGACGTGGACTTTCGTGATTGAATAAAATTCCATTGCACGCAAACAAATTATACGCGTCGCGATAATTGACAGTCATCCAGTATGCAAAAACTTTCGCAATTGCATACGGGCTTTGAGGTTGAAAATGCGTTTGCTCATTATGTGGAGGAGGAGCCGAACCAAACATTTCCGAAGATGACGCTTGATAAAATTTTGCTTTTGAGTTGCATCGCCGCATTGCTTCCAAAATACGAGTCGTACCTAAACCGGTAATATTACCGGTATATTCAGGCATTTCAAACGATACTCGAACGTGACTTTGCGACCCAAGATGATACACTTCATCGGGCTCAATGTTGAACATTATTTCTGTTATCAATCCGGGATCTGATAAATCTCCGTAATGCAGAAACAAATTCGTTGTCGTTTCGTGAGAATCAGCATAGATATGGTCAATGCGCTGAGTATTGAATGAACTTGCTCGACGAATTATTCCATGCACTTGGTAATTTTTATGCAACAATAATTCAGTTAGATATGAACCGTCTTGTCCGGTAATTCCGGTAATTAGTGCTTTCTTCAAATGAAAGTATAAAGTAAAATGAAAAAAATTATTTCAATACGAAGAATATTCGTTCGCGAAATGTTTCCCGATACTCGCGATAATAAAAATAGAAACCGCTAGTAAAAAATGTACAAAACACAACGACAAGCGTAATGAGAATGCGGCGCGGTTTGAATTTTTTCGCCGGTGGTTTTGCCGCATCCAAAACGTTGATAACGGGAGTATTTTTTATCACTTCGAGTTTTATTAGTTCTAATTGTGTTCGGAGTTCGATAAACACCGCTTGATTCAGTTCTACCGTGCGACGCAAACGCGCTTCTTCCAGCAACAACAGCGGTGAATCGAGTATTTTTCTGTTTTGTTCGCGAAACATTCGTAATTCTTCTTCTGATTTTTTTAAATCGTCATTGACTTGATTACTACGCTCCTCGACAAAAGATAATTGCTCGCTCGCTTGTGTTTTTTTTACATAACGATTGTAATACCCTAAATTTTCGGCTAGTAAATTTGCAACTTCTGCCGATAAATTTGCATCGTCGGGAATACTTGCCGAAATCGTAATGAGGGATGTTTTTCTATCAACGTTCGCTTCAACGACATCCTGCTCCATCACTTTCAACGCTTTCTGCATCGTTTCTTCATACCAACCGGTTTCGGAAGAATCAAATTCAAAACCTAAAAACTCGAGCAACGGTACAGAATCGGGAAATTGGTTCGTTGCATATTTTCTGAGCAATATCGGTTCCAATAATCTTCGGCTTAAAACGATATCGGGATACATTAAAATTTCTTCTTCTTTTAATCCTAATCCGCTCGCTAAACCGGAGAGGTTTCCAGCCAACGCGTTCAACGATGCATTATCTTCAATTTTAGGAAGTAGCGTCGTTGTCGCTTTGAATACCGGCGAAGCAATAAACAACAAATATAAAACGGTGATTATTCCAACGGCAAACGTTATTTGAAATATTCTTTTCCAGTGTCGAAAAATAATTGAAACAAACGCACGCAACGTAAATACGTTGTGTTGTTCTTCTGAATCTTTCACCGATTGTTCCACTGCAATAAAAAATATTTATTTCGTTACTTGAGTAATTAAGAATACAAGTGTCGCTGCGCTCGAGAGAATTGCAAACACATCTTTTATTGTTTCGCCAAGGTCAACAGGTTTTATTTCTTGAACAATTGCCGTTTCCTTTTTTACATAAATAGTTGAGCCATCGGGAACTTCCGGGTCAAATTCGTACCAATCTATACGTTCCGATTCTCCCGTCGGTTTTGATAATATGACAATTTCAACGCTATCAGTTTCTCCTCCCGCGCGCTCAATATAATCTCCCACATCATCACCTTCGATAAAACTAAAAAGTCCAGGATTATTCACTTCACCAACAACGCGAACAGCATTGGGTTTCCTTGGAATAATAATATCATCTCCCGGAAGTAAGTTTACGTTATGATTTTCCTCTTGTTCAAAATATGCTTTTTCGAAATCTGTAATAATTCGAATATTGTTACGCATTAACATTGCTCCACCCAAATACGCAATTGAAGTTGGTCCGTCGGCGCGCTCTATAATTTTTGAAAGTCGCTCTCCTTTATGCTGTAATGAATATTCTCCAGGATGTAACACTTCTCCTTTGATTGTTACGTTTTCATGAAAATAAAAATTGGGATTTCTCCGAATGAAAACATTGTCGCGATGCCGTAACTGAAAACCCTTCCCTGTTTCTAATGACGCCAAATCTTGTGTGAGTTTTGGAAATAATAAAATTACGATGGAATCTCCTGGAAGTCCGTTGGGGTCTAATCGTGCAACATCGGCTTCAGTCAAATCCGCTTCTTCGGTAAATCCGCCGGCTTCTAAAATCAAACTCTGCAAATCAAGATTTGTACGCCATGCATATTTCCCGGGTTTTTTTACTTCGCCTGAGATCATCACAAATTTATCTTGAATCTCTTTAACATATACATCGTACAATATAACTTCATCACTTGGCAACAACGGAATTGTGAACGTTGAATCTTTCAATAATTTTTCCAACGAAAACGGAATAATGCGTCGGGTTATTTTATCTTCATTCAAACGATAAATATCAGCGCGTTCAAGAAATGTTTTCTTTTGAAATTCTGTATCCAGCAATCCACCGGCTCGAAAGATTAAATCATACAACGTTATGCTATCGTGGTACGGAATTGTTTGAGGAAATTTCACGTGTCCGGAAATTTTCAGCGATTTCGGATATTCTACTTCAAGGAGCGAATACACAATAATTTTATCTCGCTCAAACAATGGAATATTTTCATCTGTATCGCCTGCAAGTACTTTTTCTAAATCTACAGTGAAGAACACTCGCGTTGAATCTTCTCGTATTCTTTCAATATCCGCTTTCTTTAAATACGCTTCAGGTCGTGTCCCTTCTGCAGCCGTGAGTAAATCGTACAGCGTTCGTATTTTTCCTAATTCATACTTTCCCGGGCGCCACACGGAACCTTCGATGGTTACATAATTTCTTTTTTCAGAAAGTACAGAAAAAACGTGGACTTCATCAGCATCATACAAATAAATTGTTTTTCCAGTTTTATTTACAATAGAAGATAAATCAATATCAACTATTATTCTGTCTTCTTCGCTACTTTTTCGTTCAGAGAATGGAATTATTCTATCAATTTGTGCTTTTGAAATATACGCCGTTGATTTAAGTCCGCCGGCAAACTGAACCAACGCTTCTAAATGTTCATTTTCTTGAAGTTCGTAAATAGATGCGCGCTTTACTTCTCCATAGATTGCGATTGTTTTTCCACGAATAGGTACAAAAATTACATCATTGTTTTGCAACCGAACATCATTGGATTTATCTCCGCGCAACAAATAATCATACAAATCAACGACGGCAATTACTTTGTTTTCGCGCAACACCTTGACATTGCGCAAACTTCCTCTTATCGTAGGACCTCCTACACTATACAACGCGTTAAATACTGTTGCAAAACTGTTTATTGTATATCCTCCGGGACGTGCAATTTCTCCCATAACAAACACACGAATTGGA
Protein-coding regions in this window:
- a CDS encoding DUF115 domain-containing protein, whose protein sequence is MGKNVVIRAINRMHREYAKSKNYIKKSIWRKSPIGKENQKELLSLKNKFQHCRCFVMGNGPSLKRCELSLLKNEITIASNAQYLIWEEMGFIPTFLTVEDNLVAEDRAIELNAIQNTSKIFPLDLSYCLKKDKHTIMINFIRDYKPFPQFSNDFSEKVFWGGTVSFLNLQLAFYLGCNPIYLIGFDHNYTVSEKSENFVITSEKDDVNHVHPNYFGKGYRWHDPNVERMERSY
- a CDS encoding SDR family oxidoreductase; translation: MKNVLITGAEGGIGTALCRTFKKSGYRVIASDVKKITHKEYDEIFRFDLHNFCAQKSYRDNIIREIIKSLEGNGLSVLLNNAAVQILRRIEKIKRSEFHSTLNVNVLAPFLLAQKLLSELEMANGSVINIASIHSMLTKPEFVMYATSKAALIGLTKALAVELGSRVRVNAIAPAATATPMLLDSFLKKEKSFDELSQKHPLGRIAEPEEIANVALFLASERASFITGTVVNVDGGISSRLHDPN
- a CDS encoding phosphoglycerate dehydrogenase is translated as MIQQIDLFQDAFEKFNADYFCPLVKQMLSEEELINVVPDYDGWIIGDDAATKNVFAAGKKGALKAAVKWGIGVDNVDFDAARELGIPVTNTPNMFGKEVADIAMSYVTALARNTFFIDRQIRAGHWVKPAGVSLAGKNAALVGFGDIGKNIARRLIASEMEVYVYDPFYVEDSDIGELPVCIWPQQLELMDFIIFACSLTRQNKYMLDEDSIKKIKHGVRIINVARGQLIKETVLVEALESELVHSAALDVYENEPLLLDSQLRKFERCILGSHNSSNTIEAVQRTSERAIDILFQFLHN
- a CDS encoding acylneuraminate cytidylyltransferase family protein, producing MQKQILKIVALLPMKAHSERVKNKNFREFCGKPLYQWMLDKLVTMREIDMVVINTDAHEILHSFGTKSDGRILLRERKKELCGDFVSMNNIIEDDIANIRSEIYVMTHTTNPLLSTSTIRNALEIFIQKKNSNEIDSLFTVNKFQSRFYKQDCTPINHDPKNLIRTQDLEPWYEENSNLYLFTKDGFESTKARIGTKPMLFETPRNESIDIDDIEGWNLAETIAQTNRNGTNE
- a CDS encoding glycosyltransferase family 2 protein encodes the protein MSDTLSSRKVSIIIRCYNEEKHIGNLLEKIFQQTWLNKEIIIVDSGSTDNTVEIAKKFSVTVVTITPEEFTFGYSLNQGCTVATGDFFVIASAHIIPVQSDWIEQLVKPFENSNVALVYGRQIGNEVTKFSEHQIFLKQFPAISNFNQSIPYCNNANAAIRRELWLQHKYDETLSGLEDIEWAKWAQKQQYRIAYNAEATIIHIHEEHPKQILNRYMREAVALKKIFPDSQMSFLKFLFLFLSNTFLDWGRALKHQVFLKNVCEIVMMRYYQYLGTYKGLKMQSPLTHEMIVTFYYPRKPAILLKNNDVKSITERK
- the gmd gene encoding GDP-mannose 4,6-dehydratase — protein: MKKALITGITGQDGSYLTELLLHKNYQVHGIIRRASSFNTQRIDHIYADSHETTTNLFLHYGDLSDPGLITEIMFNIEPDEVYHLGSQSHVRVSFEMPEYTGNITGLGTTRILEAMRRCNSKAKFYQASSSEMFGSAPPPHNEQTHFQPQSPYAIAKVFAYWMTVNYRDAYNLFACNGILFNHESPRRGETFVTRKITRAIAHILSGKQHKLFIGNIDAKRDWGFAPEYVEMMWLMLQQDFPDDYVVGTGESHSVKEFLDLAFHYIGIELDWKGVGVERKAFVKSFQQQWSTVLNTGMSIIETDAKYFRPTEVDYLLADISKAKKQLGWEPRFRFSELVKIMMDFDMKQCGLNTLNEGSSILKKHGLDWTTNNFALHNQIQKEVG
- a CDS encoding sugar transporter yields the protein MWTVGSNPTLSAMFYAYFCDTSGEKKLSVKCLSIYNIVNVKTVKLLFFLQFFFFLNFVSIHIVSSQSKQKLVELAKKGVFNTMSPEEIRKKLEESGVSESEAIQFAKENNLDISKFQPQQHATQNVPPAQTSGVTLQDTTPPTKEVIDIPKGLPPDISEVPKGTHGLEYFGYEIFKNIPAAFEPSSIGPIDPGYLLGADDIIRLSVWGQAEFQYELSVDREGRIFIPNVGQLSVTGIPLRNLEEKLKKQLSKYYSGLSTEPPTVFLDVTIAKLRPIRVFVMGEIARPGGYTINSFATVFNALYSVGGPTIRGSLRNVKVLRENKVIAVVDLYDYLLRGDKSNDVRLQNNDVIFVPIRGKTIAIYGEVKRASIYELQENEHLEALVQFAGGLKSTAYISKAQIDRIIPFSERKSSEEDRIIVDIDLSSIVNKTGKTIYLYDADEVHVFSVLSEKRNYVTIEGSVWRPGKYELGKIRTLYDLLTAAEGTRPEAYLKKADIERIREDSTRVFFTVDLEKVLAGDTDENIPLFERDKIIVYSLLEVEYPKSLKISGHVKFPQTIPYHDSITLYDLIFRAGGLLDTEFQKKTFLERADIYRLNEDKITRRIIPFSLEKLLKDSTFTIPLLPSDEVILYDVYVKEIQDKFVMISGEVKKPGKYAWRTNLDLQSLILEAGGFTEEADLTEADVARLDPNGLPGDSIVILLFPKLTQDLASLETGKGFQLRHRDNVFIRRNPNFYFHENVTIKGEVLHPGEYSLQHKGERLSKIIERADGPTSIAYLGGAMLMRNNIRIITDFEKAYFEQEENHNVNLLPGDDIIIPRKPNAVRVVGEVNNPGLFSFIEGDDVGDYIERAGGETDSVEIVILSKPTGESERIDWYEFDPEVPDGSTIYVKKETAIVQEIKPVDLGETIKDVFAILSSAATLVFLITQVTK